The following nucleotide sequence is from Microvirgula aerodenitrificans DSM 15089.
GCCAATCGCAAACTCAACCGCACGTCGAGCCATCGTCTCGCCATGCTGCGCAACCTGGCCAACTCGCTGCTGCGTCACGAAGCTATCGTGACCACGCTGCCGAAGGCAAAGGAACTGCGTCGCGTAGCAGAGCCGCTGATCACCCTCGGCAAGCAGTCGTCGCTGGCCAACCGTCGTCTGGCCTTCGACCGCACGCGCGATCGCGAAATTGTCGTCAAGCTGTTCGACATTCTCGGCCCGCGCTATGCCAACCGTAATGGTGGCTACCTCCGCATCCTGAAGTACGGCTTCCGTCAAGGCGATAACGCGCCGCTGGCGCTGGTCGAACTGGTGGACCGCCCGGAAGTGGACGCTGTTGCTGAAGAGCAAGCTGCTGCTTGATTGCGTAAGCCGTTCATGGAAAAGCCAACCCTCGGGTTGGCTTTTTTACGTTTTGGCGCCGGTGCGAACTTCGCGTAACCTTGCGCACGGCCCCTCACAGGGGCTGACACATTCAAAGAAATACAAGGAGTTTGACGTGAAGCTGCACCGGATCCTGATAGCAATGATGACGACCGCCGTACTGGCCGCCTGCGGAGGCAAAAGCGAAGCCCCCGCCACCGATGCCGCCGCCGCACCGACCGAGAAGGTCTACAAGGTCGGCATGAACGCCGCCTTTGCCCCGTTTGAATCGGTCGACGCATCCGGCAAGCTGGTCGGCTTCGAGATTGACCTGACCCAGGCCGTGGCTGACGCTGCGGGCATCAAGGTCCAGTTCAACAACACGCCGTGGGAAGGCATCTTCGCGTCGCTGGAAAATGGCGACAATGACCTGCTGACCTCGGCCGTGACCATTACCGACAAGCGCAAGGAGAACATGGACTTCTCCGAACCGTACTTCGAGGCCGAGCAACTGATCCTGGTGACC
It contains:
- a CDS encoding transporter substrate-binding domain-containing protein, which translates into the protein MKLHRILIAMMTTAVLAACGGKSEAPATDAAAAPTEKVYKVGMNAAFAPFESVDASGKLVGFEIDLTQAVADAAGIKVQFNNTPWEGIFASLENGDNDLLTSAVTITDKRKENMDFSEPYFEAEQLILVTRGQSISRVEDLQGKKIAVTTGTTADAVAQKLFGANSPNTKRFESLPLVLKEVESGGVDAAIGDNGVVVTFPRPVSQS
- the rplQ gene encoding 50S ribosomal protein L17 gives rise to the protein MRHRLANRKLNRTSSHRLAMLRNLANSLLRHEAIVTTLPKAKELRRVAEPLITLGKQSSLANRRLAFDRTRDREIVVKLFDILGPRYANRNGGYLRILKYGFRQGDNAPLALVELVDRPEVDAVAEEQAAA